GGAGAGGATGGAGCGGCGGCGCAAGCCTCTTCCGCGCCGGCCGGCCTACTGCGCTCCTTTTTCGTCAGGTTGTCCACCAGCCAAGAAGAGGAAGAGATTGGGCACCACCAGCCAAGAACCTTGGGCCGGGGCGGCAGGAGGGGACGAGGGAGGAGTCGACCGGATCAGCGCCCTCCCCGACGAACTCCTCGGTgagatcatctccctcctccccacCAAGGACGGCGCCTGCACCCAGATCCTCGCGTCCCGGTGGCGCCACCTCTGGCTCTCCGCGCCTCTCAACCTCGACTGCCGTGACCTCGCCACCGCCGTCGATCTCGCGGTCGTCAAATACCATAGGGTCTACAACAACGCCCTCTCTGCTGTAGCGCACATTTTTAGCCTCCACCAAGGCTCCGGGCGCCGCTTCCGTGTCAAGGGGTACCGCCTacccctcgccgtcgccgccaccgccgccgccctggaTTGCTGGCTCGTGGCCCCCGCCCTCGACGGCCTGCAGGTGCTCGAGTGCTGGGTCTATTACAAGAACTGTAGACCGCTTGGGCCGCTGCCGGCGTCCGCCTACCGCTTCTCGCCCACCCTCCGCGTCGCCACCTTTGGTGGCTGCCACCTCCCCGACGACCACATCGCCCAAGGGCTTCACTTCCCCAACCTCAAGCACTTGTCACTGGAATACGTCTCCACCTCGGAGCACTCTCTGCACAGCCTCATCGCCGGTTGCCCCGCTCTGGAATGCTTGATGATTTACACCAGCTTCGGCTTCCGTCGCCTTCGGATCAATTCCGTCACTCTTACGTTCATATGTGTGCAAGATCAAGTTGAGAACTGCAAGGGATTCACTCCGCTCCAGTTTGAGAAACTCATCATTGAGAATGCCCCTCGTCTTGAAAAGTTGATCCCTCTCTACTTATACCGGGGTCTGCAGGTGTCGGTAATCTCGGCGCCTAAACTTCACACCTTGGGCTTCCTTACTGATTGGTGGGGCCATTGTACCAAActagtgtttggctccacagttattAAGGTGATTAACCGCCAAACTTCTCTTTATACTTCTTGCCTTATATATATATGGGATGTCTAACTAGTTAACCCGTGTTTGTCATCTGCACTTGTATATAGCCTGATTTTGTCTCCCATGCTCCATTTAGGGATTGCGCGCTGATAGCCTGACAACGGCGGTGCGCACTGTCAAGATTTTAGCTGTCAATGTCGATATTCTTAGTTTGGATAATGTTCTTGACATGATGAGATTCTTTCCATGCTTGGAGAAGCTGCACGTGAAGGTGGCTGTTTCTTCCTGAATAATTCCTAGCGTCGTTCAGCTGAGCTTTTATATACTCACTGTTCTAAAGCGGTGAAAGTTTTTATGTCTTTCTTTGCACTTGCAGACATGGAGTTCGGGTGAGAAAAATTTGTGGCACCGTAAACACCAGGATCTTCTCACATGTCTAGACATCCGGCTCAGGACAGTAGTGTTGGAAACGTATCTGGGCAGCTGGTCGCAGGTTAACTTTGCCAAATTCTTTCTGCTGAATGCCAGAGTGCTGGAGTCAATGACGTTTCATGTTGAGGCCAGCTTGTACGACGAGGAGTTCTTGGCAGAACAGCGTGGGAAGCTTCAGCTAGGGAACAAGGCTTCAAGAGATGCTCAGTTTCATTTTACAACTGCTACTTCTCTCGAAGCTGTTTGGGAGAGCAAGCATCTCAGTGATCTTAACTTGAATGACCCCTTCCTGTGTAGATGTTGAAATGGGTTTGGTCAGTCAGGAATTATCTTTACCTATCTCATTTGTGTTCTGTTCAGACTTGCTTAGTACCCTTCTTTGTAGTATGTGTATATGTACAATCTGTGTCATTTGTTTTGTCGTACGCTTGATGGTATATGCACAATCTCACTAAAAAGTTTTGGATTCTTCAACTTTTTTGCTACAGTATGAGACTCCGGCTTGTCAAGATTCACGTTTTAATCTTCCATGGGAACATCTGCTAAATGACTTTGCATGCAGTGTCATTATTCAGTGGAAATTGAAGGTGGGTATTAATTCTGGAATATCCCATGAATACCATTGAGGAGAAGGAAAAGGAAGCAACTTAACTCTGTGATCTAAAATCAGTTTTGTATTGTCTGGATCATACATCACATCAGTGAACTGGTTACTTCTGTTTATCTAGCTTCTGGAGGATTTACGAGTTCAGCATATCTTTGCTATTGCTTGGCCTTGTAAAATGGAAGTAAATGTGAATCGTTCTGTTTATCGATGCAACTACATTTTGATTATTTATTAAACTACTACTGCATCTGAATTAACAAGTGCAATTGTATCGAGATTTTAACAGGTGCAATTGTGTTGAAATTTTGAACTTGAATATATCAGATGGTTTTTGTGTCTGGGTGTTCTATGCACCGTCTTGTGAAGTTAGAGACATCATACACAAATACTCTTACTATTGTTTTGTGCTGTTCTGTTGTTCTTTTGAGGAGAAATACTATTATTTTGTGCTTTGTTTTATGTCGCCTTTGATCTTATTCGAATAATCCTCTGAATCTTCTATTTGCTGTTGCCACTCGATTCTTGTTGGTTTATTGCAAAACTGCTCTGTGAGCAGTGACTCAGCACCGTACAGCACCATATTAAACGAGGTGAGTCTCACATAGCCGTTACCATATAAATTATTGGCCCTCTATTATTCATGCTCTTGGCTTCAGTCATATATGTATTCTCTTGGCCTTGATGATTCAATAATTTTTATGACGCTTTGCTTCAGGCGCAAGTTTGCAAGGCTGATTGCTAAGTTAGCTACTACACATTATATGAACTCAAGCATTTGTCTTATGCCGCCTTAAATTTTATTTCACATTCTTCTCGAAGTCATTGTTTCCCACTTCTGCTATTGCCACTGAGTCCTCTGATTTTCCGCGGAATCGTCATGTGAAGTGGTTCGGCTATTAATGCCAATGCAGCTTCTCAGGTACCTGAGAACTGCCTGCTACATCTAAATAATATCCATACCTTGGTTGCTCCCTCTCAGAATTCGAAAAGTGCCCAACTCTAAACATTGACTGTTATGAAAATCCTGAACACCATTATTTGCAAGCTACTTGATACAGGTTCGGCTCTTGATGAGATGGAATCTGAAACTCTATCAGTTGTGGTCTTCTAGATAAGGTTGTCAGCAGCAAGACTTGTGTGAAGAGTTGGGTTGGAAGATGATGGGGCTACCGGGCCTTGGTACTCTGTCTGTCCAGTTTAGCAAGCTTTTTAATCTTTACCTTTCTATGAAGAATGAGGAGATTTGAAATTTGTAGTGCCACTAATGTTTCCATCAACTGAAAGGGATGCAAGAGGTCGCATGCATGTGGTTGAACTACCCTCCCTATGCCAAATCATAGTGCACAAGTAAGTTTTTTCTAAAGTCAGTCTGTAAATTTTGACCAAGTTTACATCAAGAAAATAGGAACTTTTACAATAGTGAGTATATACCATGTCCATATGATGTATTTGATGATgaatctattttattttatttttgcggtGGGAATCTAATGGTATTGTAAATGTTGAATagtttttctataaacttagtcaaagtttagAAAAGGTTGATTTCAAAAAACTTATATACACTATAATTTAGCAAGGAAGGGAGTAATTAAGTTTGCTTCAGCATTTCATCAGAGATGCCCTTAATTCGGTATCGTTAGTGAGTACTCGGCGTTGGAATTTAGCTATGAGTTTAGAGATGGCATCCACCGGACGGAATAATCTAATAACGTCACTTGTGTACTCAACAATACAAGTACTCAAACATGCATAAATATCGAGCATGCAATGCACAAGTAATTTGATTTGAgtactggtgtttgtagtatgcctaTCTGCACATTCTCGTGTCCTTTGTTTTGTCATACGCTTTAGGGTATATGCACAATCTAACTGAAAAGTTTAGATCCCATCTGATTCTTCGACGATACCTTGTTGAGATGCATGCTTTGGTCTATCATTGGAACATCAGTTAAATGACTTTGCCTGCAGTGTCATTCTTTAGTGGTAACAGAAGGGATGGTGTTTTCTCTGGATTGTCCATGAATACCACTGAAGAAAAGGAGAAGGAAACGACTTCACTGTGTAatcttttttttgaaagatccagcatcGCTGGCATTTCATTGATAATAGCAGGAAGCAGCGGAAAACAACAAGGTGGTGAAGGTCCTAGGACCAGATCCGAAGATcaaagaaagagaaaagaaaagaaaaagaaacagcagCCCTAATAGCTGCAGCACAACACTCCATACAGTCCATACTAAGCAGCGCAGCTCCAACTCCGAGGAAGAAACTACTAAGGAAACAGGCAGGGCTGGCGTCACGGAGGATCACCGAACGAGCCATCTGTCACGCGTCATCATATACCACCGGGCCCCCACCGCGGCTTCGACTTCACAACAACAGACGGTCGAGGCACACCCACGGACACGCCGGAGAAGAAGAGCCGATTACCACGACCAAGGCCACGCCTCCGACATTGCAGACcgccatcatcgttgccacagaagccACCGTGCACGTCCAGCCGCAGGAAGCACTAACGGGATCATGGTCTTCAAGACGGCGCCCTAAAGAGGGGAACGACGTTGAAGACGACGCCACCGCCCGACCCTACAGCAGGATCTAGGCTTTCACCCGAAGAACTTGAACCGGGAGTAGAGGCTGTGAAGATTCccgacgacgcctccaaggaggatagCGACGCCCACGAGCGCCGTCGTCGCCGGCCGGCTAGCACCGGCCAGGCTACTCGCCCGGGGCAGCCACTCCCATGCAGCCGGCCGAGGCCGACCCGCACCTGTTggagaacgtggtaatttcaaaaaatttcctacgcacacgcaagatcatggtgatggcatagcaacgagaggggagagtgttcgtccacgtaccctcgtagaccgtaagcggaagcgttatgacaacgcggttgatgtagtcgtacgtcttcacgatccgaccgatccaagcaccgaacgtacggcacctccgagttcagcacacgttcagctcgatgacgatccccgggctccgatccagcaaagcttcggggatgagtttcgtcagcacgacggcgtggtgacgacgatgatattctaccggcgcagggcttcgcctaaactccgcgacgatatgaccgaggtggaatatggtggaggggggcaccgcacacggctaaggaacgatccgtagatcaacttgtgtgttatggggtgccaccttgcccccgtatataaaggagggagggggaggtgcggctggcccccttggggtgcgcctggaggagtcctactcccaccgggagtaggactcccccctcttgccttggtggagaaggaaaggggggaggggaaagaggaaaggggggcgc
Above is a window of Triticum dicoccoides isolate Atlit2015 ecotype Zavitan chromosome 5B, WEW_v2.0, whole genome shotgun sequence DNA encoding:
- the LOC119308996 gene encoding F-box/FBD/LRR-repeat protein At5g53840-like, whose protein sequence is MERRRKPLPRRPAYCAPFSSGCPPAKKRKRLGTTSQEPWAGAAGGDEGGVDRISALPDELLGEIISLLPTKDGACTQILASRWRHLWLSAPLNLDCRDLATAVDLAVVKYHRVYNNALSAVAHIFSLHQGSGRRFRVKGYRLPLAVAATAAALDCWLVAPALDGLQVLECWVYYKNCRPLGPLPASAYRFSPTLRVATFGGCHLPDDHIAQGLHFPNLKHLSLEYVSTSEHSLHSLIAGCPALECLMIYTSFGFRRLRINSVTLTFICVQDQVENCKGFTPLQFEKLIIENAPRLEKLIPLYLYRGLQVSGLRADSLTTAVRTVKILAVNVDILSLDNVLDMMRFFPCLEKLHVKTWSSGEKNLWHRKHQDLLTCLDIRLRTVVLETYLGSWSQVNFAKFFLLNARVLESMTFHVEASLYDEEFLAEQRGKLQLGNKASRDAQFHFTTATSLEAVWESKHLSDLNLNDPFLCRC